In Helianthus annuus cultivar XRQ/B chromosome 9, HanXRQr2.0-SUNRISE, whole genome shotgun sequence, the following are encoded in one genomic region:
- the LOC110879419 gene encoding uncharacterized protein LOC110879419 isoform X2 has product MTSKMKERNAEVDVMGLTVKELQHEHPLTLVDLQLMHRDYIEDDDEYDDNDLITTQNFHCTCNRCGRRIDWYHRYYYKCSMLSCDYSLHKFCEEIPTTLKFQCHPFHTLILERTTNDEKCRACFKNHRDGIGYHCSTCNYGIDLLCATFVEQHTIHHPSHPHPLISVTVEPILSKCFACGKKHEGHFYHCTTCFNFSINSYCLSLPIKLSLQTQHFNHRHLLTLSYSFLDQLYDCECRICGVELEDEHMIYKCSRCMYYVHPDCATQRIKPFMSIFLPVVDESYILSHQFKGETSEKGTLMRGDHPLVLIHDEINKYTTTSLHDPMKRIKLLCNACSKPIAKIPFYKSSKEDDFVLHDWCTRLPKTLRSHSAHPEHPLWRSRLEYTGSAVKCRICGLPCNGFYYRCVVCDYRIDVNCAFMPKEITHEAQADHLLTRIESSRSGVSKKECRACRVSIGESETYFKCNACDFYLDCQCALQLPKTIMHKFDKHPLQLSYAPIEDHKSQYFCEVCEEELDPGKWFYHCAECAQSVHSACAPLILQSEQGVNSFYLEGVYKFINIKFGHVEKRHFHQHPVSLAPGTENDGLCHECGSKLQSEMIWKCLHCNFACHCYHELTSLLDPFLGQRLIYILGENKRVIKQHRPQTSLEFYPSEMMRPETRHWKVDDDIQ; this is encoded by the exons ATGACTagtaaaatgaaagaaagaaaCGCGGAAGTTGATGTAATGGGCCTAACCGTAAAAGAGCTTCAACATGAGCATCCACTCACGCTGGTAGATTTGCAACTGATGCATCGAGACTACATAGAAGACGATGATGAGTATGATGACAATGATTTGATCACGACGCAAAACTTCCACTGCacatgtaacaggtgtggtagACGAATCGACTGGTACCACCGTTATTACTATAAGTGTAGCATGTTGTCGTGTGATTACTCCCTCCACAAATTTTGTGAAGAGATTCCAACAACCTTAAAATTCCAATGTCACCCTTTTCATACTCTTATCCTTGAAAGAACAACAAATGATGAGAAATGTCGTGCTTGTTTCAAAAATCATCGAGATGGCATTGGTTATCATTGTTCAACATGTAATTATGGAATCGATCTACTTTGTGCCACCTTTGTGGAGCAACATACGATCCATCACCCTAGCCACCCACACCCATTAATCTCTGTTACTGTTGAACCTATTTTGAGCAAGTGTTTTGCATGTGGGAAGAAACATGAAGGGCATTTCTATCATTGCACAACTTGTTTTAACTTCTCAATAAATTCTTATTGTCTTTCCCTTCCTATAAAGTTATCACTTCAAACTCAACATTTTAACCACCGTCACTTGCTCACCCTTTCATATTCGTTTTTGGATCAACTATATGATTGCGAATGTAGGATTTGTGGTGTGGAGTTAGAAGATGAACATATGATTTACAAGTGCAGTAGATGCATGTACTATGTTCACCCAGATTGTGCAACGCAAAGGATAAAACCTTTCATGTCTATCTTCTTACCTG TGGTTGATGAATCATACATCTTGTCACATCAATTTAAAGGAGAAACTTCTGAAAAGGGCACCCTCATGCGTGGTGATCATCCGTTAGTCCTTATACATgacgaaataaataaatatacaaccACCTCTCTCCACGATCCAATGAAGAGGATTAAGTTATTATGCAACGCTTGTTCAAAACCAATTGCAAAAATACCATTTTATAAAAGCTCCAAAGAGGATGACTTTGTTCTCCACGATTGGTGCACCCGGCTACCCAAGACGCTAAGAAGCCATTCGGCTCACCCAGAACATCCACTTTGGCGTAGTCGATTAGAATATACAGGTTCTGCAGTCAAATGTAGGATTTGTGGATTGCCTTGCAATGGGTTTTATTATCGTTGCGTAGTGTGTGATTACAGGATTGATGTTAATTGCGCATTTATGCCTAAAGAAATTACACATGAAGCACAAGCGGATCACTTGCTTACAAGAATAGAATCAAGCCGTAGCGGTGTATCTAAGAAGGAATGTCGTGCATGTCGTGTAAGTATAGGTGAAAGTGAGACTTATTTTAAATGTAATGCCTGTGATTTCTATTTGGACTGCCAGTGTGCTTTGCAATTGCCTAAAACAATTATGCATAAGTTTGACAAGCACCCCCTGCAACTGAGCTATGCACCGATTGAGGACCACAAAAGTCAATACTTCTGTGAAGTTTGTGAGGAGGAGCTTGATCCTGGAAAGTGGTTCTATCATTGTGCAGAGTGTGCACAATCCGTTCACTCGGCATGTGCTCCATTAATACTTCAGTCTGAACAAGGTGTTAATTCTTTCTATTTAGAAGGTGTTTATAAGTTCATTAACATCAAGTTTGGGCATGTTGAAAAACGACATTTTCACCAACATCCTGTGTCACTTGCTCCGGGCACTGAGAATGATGGTTTATGCCATGAGTGCGGAAGCAAATTGCAATCCGAGATGATCTGGAAGTGCTTACATTGTAACTTTGCTTGCCATTGTTACCATGAGCTTACATCATTACTCGACCCCTTTTTGGGCCAAAGATTAATTTATATACTTGGGGAAAACAAGCGTGTGATAAAGCAACATAGACCTCAAACAAGCTTAGAATTTTATCCAAGTGAAATGATGAGACCAGAGACCCGTCATTGGAAGGTTGATGATGATATCCAATAA
- the LOC110879419 gene encoding uncharacterized protein LOC110879419 isoform X1, with the protein MTSKMKERNAEVDVMGLTVKELQHEHPLTLVDLQLMHRDYIEDDDEYDDNDLITTQNFHCTCNRCGRRIDWYHRYYYKCSMLSCDYSLHKFCEEIPTTLKFQCHPFHTLILERTTNDEKCRACFKNHRDGIGYHCSTCNYGIDLLCATFVEQHTIHHPSHPHPLISVTVEPILSKCFACGKKHEGHFYHCTTCFNFSINSYCLSLPIKLSLQTQHFNHRHLLTLSYSFLDQLYDCECRICGVELEDEHMIYKCSRCMYYVHPDCATQRIKPFMSIFLPGKTIKNFQEVDHPDLFHLPVVDESYILSHQFKGETSEKGTLMRGDHPLVLIHDEINKYTTTSLHDPMKRIKLLCNACSKPIAKIPFYKSSKEDDFVLHDWCTRLPKTLRSHSAHPEHPLWRSRLEYTGSAVKCRICGLPCNGFYYRCVVCDYRIDVNCAFMPKEITHEAQADHLLTRIESSRSGVSKKECRACRVSIGESETYFKCNACDFYLDCQCALQLPKTIMHKFDKHPLQLSYAPIEDHKSQYFCEVCEEELDPGKWFYHCAECAQSVHSACAPLILQSEQGVNSFYLEGVYKFINIKFGHVEKRHFHQHPVSLAPGTENDGLCHECGSKLQSEMIWKCLHCNFACHCYHELTSLLDPFLGQRLIYILGENKRVIKQHRPQTSLEFYPSEMMRPETRHWKVDDDIQ; encoded by the exons ATGACTagtaaaatgaaagaaagaaaCGCGGAAGTTGATGTAATGGGCCTAACCGTAAAAGAGCTTCAACATGAGCATCCACTCACGCTGGTAGATTTGCAACTGATGCATCGAGACTACATAGAAGACGATGATGAGTATGATGACAATGATTTGATCACGACGCAAAACTTCCACTGCacatgtaacaggtgtggtagACGAATCGACTGGTACCACCGTTATTACTATAAGTGTAGCATGTTGTCGTGTGATTACTCCCTCCACAAATTTTGTGAAGAGATTCCAACAACCTTAAAATTCCAATGTCACCCTTTTCATACTCTTATCCTTGAAAGAACAACAAATGATGAGAAATGTCGTGCTTGTTTCAAAAATCATCGAGATGGCATTGGTTATCATTGTTCAACATGTAATTATGGAATCGATCTACTTTGTGCCACCTTTGTGGAGCAACATACGATCCATCACCCTAGCCACCCACACCCATTAATCTCTGTTACTGTTGAACCTATTTTGAGCAAGTGTTTTGCATGTGGGAAGAAACATGAAGGGCATTTCTATCATTGCACAACTTGTTTTAACTTCTCAATAAATTCTTATTGTCTTTCCCTTCCTATAAAGTTATCACTTCAAACTCAACATTTTAACCACCGTCACTTGCTCACCCTTTCATATTCGTTTTTGGATCAACTATATGATTGCGAATGTAGGATTTGTGGTGTGGAGTTAGAAGATGAACATATGATTTACAAGTGCAGTAGATGCATGTACTATGTTCACCCAGATTGTGCAACGCAAAGGATAAAACCTTTCATGTCTATCTTCTTACCTG GAAAAACAATAAAGAATTTTCAAGAAGTTGATCATCCCGACCTTTTTCACTTGCCAGTGGTTGATGAATCATACATCTTGTCACATCAATTTAAAGGAGAAACTTCTGAAAAGGGCACCCTCATGCGTGGTGATCATCCGTTAGTCCTTATACATgacgaaataaataaatatacaaccACCTCTCTCCACGATCCAATGAAGAGGATTAAGTTATTATGCAACGCTTGTTCAAAACCAATTGCAAAAATACCATTTTATAAAAGCTCCAAAGAGGATGACTTTGTTCTCCACGATTGGTGCACCCGGCTACCCAAGACGCTAAGAAGCCATTCGGCTCACCCAGAACATCCACTTTGGCGTAGTCGATTAGAATATACAGGTTCTGCAGTCAAATGTAGGATTTGTGGATTGCCTTGCAATGGGTTTTATTATCGTTGCGTAGTGTGTGATTACAGGATTGATGTTAATTGCGCATTTATGCCTAAAGAAATTACACATGAAGCACAAGCGGATCACTTGCTTACAAGAATAGAATCAAGCCGTAGCGGTGTATCTAAGAAGGAATGTCGTGCATGTCGTGTAAGTATAGGTGAAAGTGAGACTTATTTTAAATGTAATGCCTGTGATTTCTATTTGGACTGCCAGTGTGCTTTGCAATTGCCTAAAACAATTATGCATAAGTTTGACAAGCACCCCCTGCAACTGAGCTATGCACCGATTGAGGACCACAAAAGTCAATACTTCTGTGAAGTTTGTGAGGAGGAGCTTGATCCTGGAAAGTGGTTCTATCATTGTGCAGAGTGTGCACAATCCGTTCACTCGGCATGTGCTCCATTAATACTTCAGTCTGAACAAGGTGTTAATTCTTTCTATTTAGAAGGTGTTTATAAGTTCATTAACATCAAGTTTGGGCATGTTGAAAAACGACATTTTCACCAACATCCTGTGTCACTTGCTCCGGGCACTGAGAATGATGGTTTATGCCATGAGTGCGGAAGCAAATTGCAATCCGAGATGATCTGGAAGTGCTTACATTGTAACTTTGCTTGCCATTGTTACCATGAGCTTACATCATTACTCGACCCCTTTTTGGGCCAAAGATTAATTTATATACTTGGGGAAAACAAGCGTGTGATAAAGCAACATAGACCTCAAACAAGCTTAGAATTTTATCCAAGTGAAATGATGAGACCAGAGACCCGTCATTGGAAGGTTGATGATGATATCCAATAA